Genomic DNA from Prosthecobacter sp. SYSU 5D2:
TCCACGCGGTGCATCACAGCTCCGAGGACCTGGACTGGCTGAGCAGCATCCGCGTGCATCCGGTGAATGACCTGGTGAACAAATTTATCCAGGTCACGCCGCTGCTGCTGCTCGGGTTCAATCCCTGGGTCACCCTCTCCACCGCACCACTTTTCACCCTGTATGCCATCTTCCTGCATGCGCGGGTGGACTGGGACTTCGGCCCGCTGCGCTATGTCATCGCCACGCCCGTTTTCCATCGCTGGCACCACAGCCGCCAGAGGGAGGCCTGGGATAAAAACTTCGCGGGTTTGTTTCCCGTGTGGGACCTGCTGTTTGGCACCTTTTACATGCCACGTGGCCGGGTGCCGGAGGACTTCGGCATCACGGAGCCCTTCCCGCAGCACCTGCCCGGCCAGCTTTGGGAGCCCGTGCGGCGGCTCTGGGGGCGGAAAGCGGCGGCGGATGAGAATGTCTAATTTGGGCCTTTTTACCCCTGCCGCAATTCCAGGCTTGCAACCGGGTGATGGTTTCATGTTTCTGAGTACGTTCCCTTTTGCCTCATGAACCGCCGTTCCTTTTTCCGCTCCACCACCGCCCTGGCCACCGCTTCCGCCGGCTTGGCCATGACCCCCCGCGCCGCCGCCGTCTCCATTGACAAAGCCGCCGCCGATCCCGCCTACAAAATCAAAAACAGCGGCATCAAGCACACGCTTATGGGCTGGTGCTGGAAGCCGATGGACATGCTCGTCCTCGCGCAACACGCCAAGGACATCGGCCTCGTCGGCATCGAGGGCATTGATAAAAAACTGTATCCTGAGGTGAAGAAAATGGGCCTCGGCATCAGCCTCGTCGGCTCGCACGGCTTCGCCAAAGGCCCGTGCAATCCCACTTATAAAGATGAAGTCATCAAGGCCCTGACGGACAGCATTGACGTGGCCGCCGATGTCGGGTGCAAAAAAGTCATCACCTTCACCGGCATGAAATACGACGGCATGGACCGCGACCAGGCTATCCAAAACTGCCTGGACACCTGGAAGGTCGTCCTGCCGCATGCCGAGAAAAAAGGCATCACCCTCGTGCTGGAGCACCTCAATAGCCGTGATGACACCCATCCCATGAAAGGCCACCCAGGATACTTCGGCGATGATGTTGA
This window encodes:
- a CDS encoding TIM barrel protein, giving the protein MNRRSFFRSTTALATASAGLAMTPRAAAVSIDKAAADPAYKIKNSGIKHTLMGWCWKPMDMLVLAQHAKDIGLVGIEGIDKKLYPEVKKMGLGISLVGSHGFAKGPCNPTYKDEVIKALTDSIDVAADVGCKKVITFTGMKYDGMDRDQAIQNCLDTWKVVLPHAEKKGITLVLEHLNSRDDTHPMKGHPGYFGDDVDFCVDLIKQVGSENFKLLFDIYHVSIMNGDVIRRLRQHKEYIGHLHTAGNPGRCELDENQEINYPAIMKTVLEIGYHDYVAHEFIPTWDDPVLALRHACMVCDV
- a CDS encoding sterol desaturase family protein, giving the protein MAPSLQNTLFGLVFLAVLFLVIERGLGRARGPLLRRGWLTDVGYFFFTPFVTRVLTKTGLILPAALLVWCGVASVEDFRQQSYAGFGLVGGQPLWLQAVEIYLLADLLGYWSHRLFHGGRWWPFHAVHHSSEDLDWLSSIRVHPVNDLVNKFIQVTPLLLLGFNPWVTLSTAPLFTLYAIFLHARVDWDFGPLRYVIATPVFHRWHHSRQREAWDKNFAGLFPVWDLLFGTFYMPRGRVPEDFGITEPFPQHLPGQLWEPVRRLWGRKAAADENV